Below is a window of Desulfovibrio sp. JC022 DNA.
TCAAAGGAATCTCCCGACTTGATCCCGTCAATGGGCAGGTATGGAATTTCGGTCCATCAGACGGACTGCAAGGGATTGAATTCTGGATTAATTCCTATAACAAAGGTCAAAGCGGAAAAATGTATTTCGGCGGGTTGAAAGGGCTGAACATGTTCGACCCACACAATATTAAAATCAACCTCACTCCCCCTCCTGTAATTATTACCGGGCTGACAATCATGGGGGCTCCAGCCCATCTGGGGATGAACATCAGCGAGTTAGATAAAGTAACCCTTTCTTGGAAAGATGCCATGTTCAGCTTCAAATTTGCCGCTCTCGACTACCAGAACCCGAAGCTGAATAAATATCAGTATAAGCTTGAAGGCTTTAACGATGAATGGATAGATGCGTATCCTGACGCCACTGCCACATTCACCAACTTCGACCATGGCAGCTACTTCTTCAGGGTCCGGGCTTCCAACAGTGACGGCATCTGGAACAAACAGGGAGCCAGCTTGAAGCTGACTATCATCCCCCCGTTCTGGAAAACCGCATGGTTTAAATCCGGATTGGTTTTCATGGCGATATTGCTCTTCTTTATTATTGTGCATCAACGCACCAGGACTGTGGAAAAACAAAAGAAAAGACTTGAAGAAGAAGTAAAAAACAGAACCGCAGACCTGAATCAGGAAATTGAAGAACATAAAAAGACAGAAAAAAGACTTGAACAGGCCATCCTGAAAACAGAAGAAGCCAACGAGGCCAAAAGTGCCTTCCTCGCCAGCATGAGCCATGAAATCCGCACTCCATTGAATTCCATTCTGGGTGTTGCCGACCTGCTCAAAAGCACCGATTTATCCGAAGAACAGGGCGAATATGTTAATATTTTCGAATCCTCCGGCGAAATATTGCTGACCATCATCAATGATATCCTTGATTTTTCCAAAATTGAGGCCAATCACGTCAAGCTGGAGTCTATTCCCGTAGACCTGCTGCAAGAAACCGAATCGCTCATGAACCTTCAATCCACAGCCGCATCCGCACGCCATGTGGAACTGGTCATGCGCTACAAGCCGGATGTACCGGAAGTGGTTATAGGTGATTCCACCCGCATACGCCAGATACTGCTTAACATCCTTGCCAATGCAGTGAAGTTCACCAATAGCGGTGAGGTGTCCCTGATAGTTTCCCGCGCCCCGGAAAGCAATTCCCCGGACAACATAACTTTCACAATATCCGATACCGGAATCGGCATTGCCCCGGAAAAATTGGAATCTATATTCGAACCCTTTTCTCAGGCGGATTCCTCAACCACCCGCAGATATGGAGGCTCAGGACTCGGGCTTTCCATCAGCCGCAAACTGGTTGAGCTTATGGGCGGAACCATTTCCGCCAGCAGCACCCCCGGCAAAGGCAGTACCTTCATGGTCACCCTGCCGCTGCCTCACGCCCCGGAAAAGCAGACCCCGGCACTACCGGATCTTGGGTATTCCGAAATACTGGTAGCAGTGCGCAACCCGGAAACCCTGGGGTCAATTTGCGAAACCCTGAACTACTTCAAGGGGACCCCGACTCCGTGCTCCACAGTGGAAAGCTTGAAAATGCTGATCTCGCCCCCGCAGGAGGACAAATACAAGCTGTTTATTTATGACCTTAATTTGAAAAACGCCCAAGGTCTGAAGCTGCTTCAGTCACTTCAAAAGGAAGGAGTGAAGCTTCCCCCGGTGCTGATGCTCCAGCAGGGAGCCTGTTTTGACAAAAAACACCTTGAACAAGGCATTGCAGGACGCGGACAAGCACTTCCGACATCCCGGAGACTACTCCAGCGCAATGTAATGGACCTACTAGAGCTCTCCTGCAAACTGGAAAAGAAAATCGACGGCCCCAGTTTTCAAGAACTGCCGTCAATGAAAATTCTGCTGACCGAGGACAACATTCCCAACCGGGACCTGATCAGGCACTTTCTAAAAGATACAAACACAACCCTTGCCATGGCAGCTGACGGGGCGCAGGGATTAAAACTGGCTGTGAATGATGATTTTGATATAATCCTGCTCGACATGGAAATGCCGGTCATGGACGGCCCTGAATTTCTTGTTAACTTCAGGAAACATGAAAAGGAAAACAATCTTCCCCCAACCGGGATAATAGCTCTGACGGCCCACGTATCCGCAGATTACAGGGAAAAATGCATTTCAGCCGGGGCGGACGAATTCCTGTCCAAGCCTATTAAAAGGGACACCCTGCTGAAGACGATCCTGAACATCTACAATAGAACCAGACAATGAAAAAATTAACCGCCCGACAGACCAAATGGATTCGCGCGCTGCATATGATCAGTGCCTGCCTTTGGGGCGGCGGCGCCCTCTCACTGGTTCTGCTGCATTGCCTTTTTGTGCCCTCTTCCGGGGAAGCCCTCTACGGACGGGATGTCTGCCTCAAGCTGGTAGACCAGTACGTAGTCACCGCCGGGGCACTGGGCTGTTTGTTCACCGGATTTATCTTTGCATGGAAAAGCGCGTGGGGATTTTTCAAATTCAAATGGATAATCACCAAATGGGCTATCAACCTCGGCTTCATAATGTTCGGATTCGCTTTCTACATGCCTTGGTTGGAGCACATGAGCGATCTCTCCGGCAACACCCGAATAATGGCCCTGCAAACACCGGAATATTTGCGCAGCCAGTTGCTTAATGAAATTTCAGCCTTTGCTGTTTTCGGCTGCCTGATCTTTCTGGTCTGGGTCTCGGTTTTCAAGCCGTGGGGTAAGACCAACTTCAAAAAATAATGAAAGCGCGCCTGCCCGGAACTTCGAACCATAACTCATGTCTATACGATTTCATGTGCAGATCCCTCCGTATCAGCTTGACATCTGCATGCTGCAAATGCTTGATTCTCTTTTTGCCCCGCAGTTGATGCAGGGTTAATTTCATTACAAGCGAACAGCCTAAAAGCTACATAATATTTCAGGGAGAAACAACATGGACAAAGGTTACGCAGAAACTATCGCTTCGGACATCATGCAGATGCTGGAATCAGCCAAAGGCAGTGATCTGGACCTCAACAGCGGATTCCAGAATGACGCTTTCACCGCCGAAAACTTTTCCTTCGGCTATCTGTTCTATCCCCGCGACATGCTGCTTGCCATTCCCCAGCTCCCGCAGGCAGTAAGAAAAAAAATCAAGCAATCAAACATCCTCGGAACAGTAGACCTTGAAGGCAGAAAAATAGGGATCCACCTTATCTGCTCCATGAATAGAGGGTTTGATGAAATCAAATCCGCAGAAGACATCATTGCCGGAATCAACAAAAAAGAACTCATGGACTTCAAGGAACAGATTGCCGGAATCCTGCACAAGGATCTTGTGGGTAATATTGAAGAGAAAACTACTGAGCAATAGAAAATACGGGATGCTGCTAAAATCCTACGGGTTTAGCAGCATCCTTTTATTTTAATGTTTTGAATGGGGTACCAGCTTACCGATGATCTGAACCAATTCATCAATGTTGACCGGCTTTGAAGAATAGGCATCCATGCCGTTGCTGAGAAATTTCTCGCGGTCCCCCTCCATGGCATAGGCGGTAAGGGCGATGATGGGAATATCATTCCCTTGTTGCCTGATTCTCTTTGTGGCTTCCAGTCCGTCCATTTCAGGCATCTGCACGTCCATAAGGATCACATCGAAAGGTCCGCTCTTCTCAAGCAGCTCCAGAGCTTCAAGGCCGTTCTCGGCAGTCTCCACTTCAAATCCCTGCTCAGTAAGAAAATGGGCGATGTAAAGCTGGTTGGTGGCATTATCTTCAGCCAAAAGGATACGGGCTACAAGTCCCTTACCATCTCCCCCTTCCTCAAAGAAGGAAGTATCTGTTTCAGCACATTCCCCCACACTGGACTTGAGTTTGATTGTAAATTTGAACTCCGAACCCCAACCTTCCTTGCTGGTGAAAGTAATATACCCGCCCATCATTTCCACCAATTGGCGTGAAATCGCCAATCCCAACCCGCTGCCGGGATGGCGTTTTGAATAACCGGCGTTGAGCTGCACAAAACTCTCAAAAAGTTTTTCAGCCTTATTATCGGAAATACCGATCCCGGTATCCTTGACCCGAAATTCAAGGACAGCTCCTTCTTCAAAGCTTCCCGCATGGTCCACTGAAATTTCCACGTACCCTTTCTCAGTAAACTTGATGGCATTGCCCACCAGATTGATAATAATCTGACCCAGCCGATATTCATCACCGTGGTAGCAACGGGAGACATCGTCACCCATATGGGCACGCAATTCGATCCCCTTTTCCTCGGCCTGAACCTTAAGTACGGAAAGCTGCTTTTCCAGCATTTCAAAAAGGTTGAAATCTTCGGGACGCAGTTCCATCTTGCGAGCTTCAATCTTGGAAATATCAAGAATATCATTGATAATATGCAGCAATGACTCCGCAGCTTTTTTAACCGTCACCAGATAGCCCTGCTGTTCCCCGGTAAGATCGGTGCTCAGCGTCATCTCACTCATACCGATGATGGCACTGATGGGTGTACGGATTTCATGACTCATATTAGCAAGAAATTCACTCTTGGCACGGCTGGCTTCCTCAGCTGCATCACGGGCTTCGCAAAGCTCAACTTCACTGCGCTTGCGTTCAGTAACATCCTGACCCACAGCAAGTACCCCCAGCGCGCCGCCCTTGGCATCCAGCAAGCGTGAAAGGGACCACTGGATCATACGCTCCTCGCCGCCTCTGGCAATCACATAATTTTCCAGCAACCGCAAAGGATTGCCGGAAAGGACAGTGGCAAACTGACGGTTATGATCCGCCCAGAGCCGTTCAGGGACAAACAATTCATAGTAGTCCCGGCCCAATACTTCATGGCGGGTCCTGCCGAAAAGCTGCTCGGCCATGCGGTTAAACTCAAGAATCTTTTTGTCCGGGGAAAGGAGTATGATCACACTTTCAGCGGTCTTGACCAATGACCGGAAGCGGTAGGCACTTTCTTTAAGAGCCTCTTCCACTTTCTTTCTGGTGGTAATGTCTTCCACACTGGCAACAACTTTTTTAATACTGCCGTCATCGGAAATGATCGGGGAAGCATTAATGGAAAGAAGCACCTTACGCCCGTCCACCCAATGGATGGCATGACGGATATCAAGCACCGCATTGCGAATTTTCATAACCCGGTTGAAAGCCAGCCTCTCATCAGGAAAAGGAGAACCGTCGTGGGCGGAGATCTTCCAGACAGGGTCATTATGCTGCCTGCCGATAATCTCCTCACGAGCCACACCATGCACCCGAGCCGCCTGATCATTGGCAAAAATAATCTTGCCGTCATTATCCATGACCAGAATACCCATGGGGCTGGTTTCCATAATACTGCCCATGAGATCACGCTCACGCTGCAACTCGGTCTCGACCCGCTTCCTCTTATCTATGTTGAGATAAAGGAAACCGATGAACACAAGCAAAACAGTAATAACAACACCCGCACCAATGATAAGGATCCTGTCAAGATTACCGGCCCCAAGCTCCGTAAGTGTCGCGGACAACCACCTTTCGGCAAATATATCCGTACATCCGGGCAAAAGCAGCAATATAGCAAATAGTATCGTGCGCAGCATCACTCTGAATCTATTCTTTCCGATTATGTGGTTAAGAGAACTGTAACAGCATAAATGATAAGCCAATCACATACACCATTATCGTTATTAACCAGTCAGAGCAAGACCTTGAACTATAATAGTTACAAGATGCCTTTCATCTCCAGACCTTTTATCAAGCCGAAACATCCGGCAAGCATCATGTCCCCGCCCGGTGAAGGAAATTCCACGTCATAACCGTTCAAGAGAGCGCGCCGGGGTCCAAGCACATAAGTCGGCGCAAAGCCCTGCGCCTCAGCAGGCAGATCAAGAGTCAAACAACCGTGCCCCCAATCATCAAAAACATCCTGAAAACTAATCCTGCCCTGCCGGAAACGCTGCGAATCTTCCCAGAGTTTTTCCGGGGTCATATTCCCGGTATGATGTTCGTAGACCCCGTAAACAGCTCCTTTGTAGAGCAAAAAAGAAACAGTGTGGCTGTTGCCCACATTGATCAGGCAGACGCCCTGCCTGTGACTGTGCGCCATAATTTCATCCACAAAAAGGGCACCCAGCACCGCAGCTGCTCCAGTGTCGCTGACCGCACCTCCGCCGATACTGTCCTGCAATTCGGCCATGCGGGTAAATTCATCAGGCACGGTTTCAAAAACCAGACTTTCCGGCCGTCCACCATTCTCCAGCAGCAGATGCTTCCAGAGGTTGAACCGCCCGATGCGATTGCTCTTACCGGGATGGTAACCGTGGTCCTGAACCGAAGCGGTTACATAATCCGGGTAATCCAACCCTGCGGCTATAAAGAAATTTTCCCACCAGTTGGGATCAAAATCAGCAAGGGCAACTTCCGCGCACTCTTCCGGCTTTTCTTCCGCAAGGATAATCCCGTTCTTTTCCAGCCGGGAAAGGTCGTCACCAAGAGCGAGGGCTGCACGCGGATGTGCATACACTTTGTATCCGGCCTCAATATGGGGATAAACAGATCTTCCGAAACCGCCCCCCATATTCCTGCCGGAAAGATAAATATCGCGTCCCTGTCCGGTAAGTTCCTTAATCCGTGCCCCTACGACCCTTGCCGGGGAAGGCAGAACAAATTTAAAACAGTTCTCAATCTCCACATCCTTAATATAATAAAGAACATCCTGAGTGCCGCTGCCGATATCCAGACTTAAAACCGTATTCTTCACTTCAGTTCTCCATTTGTAACAATAAAGATTGATAATTATGTTGCAGGCGGAAACAAATTGCGTCAATTGAAAACAAGATACGCTAACCCAAACCCCGCGCCGACCATGAAAATTTTAATAACTGCCGCCCTGATACTGATGTTGCTGCCTTTACCGCTTTTCCTTTTTGCCGCCCTCAGCAACAAAAAGGAAATAGACCGCCGAGGGCTCAAACAGAACTGCAAAGACATTGCGAGAGCAACCATTTCAGCAGGAATCAGCCTGCTCATAGCCATATGCACCCGGCCCTTCACCTTTTTATGCACTCTACCGTTGATCAACAAAAACGGGGATAACACCCCAATCCTCATGGTCCACGGCCTGTATCACAATAAGGTTGCATGGCTGGTCATGCGCTACCGCTTGAATCTTTCCGGATTCAGCAATCTACACACATGGCAATACAATAGCTTCACTACATCTTATCCGGAACTGGTGCTGGAACTGCGGGATATAATTTCAAAATTGCACCGGGAGTCAGGACAAAAAATAATCCTGACCGGGCACAGCCTCGGCGGACTGCTTTCCTGCGGGGCTGCGCAAAACCCGGATATGGAAAAAATGTGTGCGGGCATAATCACCCTCGGAACTCCGTACCGGGGCAGCAGCCTCGCCGCCATTGCCATCGGCAGACTGGGGCGCAGCCTGAACCCGCACAGCAGCCTGTTCAAAGGACAAAACAAAATCAGATATCCGCAACGGATCGCCAAGACAGCCATCATCTCACCTACAGACGAACTGGTCCTGCCCTGGCCCAACCTTGAGCCTGCATCAGGGAAATGGACCATAAAGCACACCCGGGCAATGGGGCATGTAGCCATGCTTTACAGTAGGCAAGTAGGACATATGGTCGCTGAAGAAATCCGCAAAATTAAGCAAACATAAAAAAAGAGAGGACCATCAAGGCCCTCTCTTTTAAACTCAATTCTTCTATATTCTAGGAAACGTATTCAGCAATCTTTGCTTTCAGCTGGTCAGCGGTAAACGGCTTGGTGATGAAATCGTTCACCCCGGTTTTACGCGCCAGTTCCTGCTGGGAATATTCAGACTCAGTGGTAACCATGATCACCGGGATATCCGCGTAACCGTCAGTCTGGCGAAGCTTGGCAACAAACTCCATTCCGTCCATGACCGGCATATTCATATCGGTGATGATCACGTCGAACTCTTCATTCAACTGAATATGGGAATAAGCTTCCTGACCGTTTTCAGCCACAGTAGGTTCATAACCGGCGTTAGTCAGAATACTGCGGTAAAGGGCGAGCATTGACTTGGAATCATCCGCAGCCAAGGCCCTTTTGCCACCAACTTTAACAGCTTCCGGCAATCTGGAGATATCGGCCTCGGCTTCTTCGCCGCCAATCTCGCTCAGCTTAGCCCGGAAAACTTCATGCACTTCGGAGTCCTTGGACGCCACCACGGCATTCATCAAAAAACGTCCGATTTTACCTTCAGAGTAAAGTCCCTGAAAAATATTCACAGCCTGGGCTGTTACAATGGCCCGCAGAATCTTCCCGGCCTTACTGCCACCCTGACCGACGATATCCACAAGCTTCTTGGTAACTCCGGGGTTAACCAAATTGTCCAGCCCGGTCATGACAGCAACAGTGATCAACTCGTCATCGTCTTCCAATCCATCAAAAAGGCTGATGACCGCCTTCATGGTTCCAATCCTGCCGATGGCTTCATAGATGGCGTATTTCACGCTGGAGTCAGTGGAATACTGCTTCTCAATGGCATCCATGAGCACATCAAGGCCTTCCTTGTCTCCAATAAAACCGAGCACGTTGGCGGCCAGAATCATGTCATCCTTCTCGGATTCCGGGCTGATGACTTTAGTCAGATATGGAATCCCCTTAGCACCGAGTATGGTCAGGGAGTCAGTAACCACCCGGCGAACTGTGGGATTCCGGTGATGCAGATTGGCTACAATAAAATCAAGGGCCTCATCAGTGCCGATGGCGGAAAGACACTCAACTGCCTTCCATGTGGTTAGATCGCAGACTTCATAACGGTCATCCTCATTGTTGCGATCCACGAATTCTTTGAGAGCCGGAATAGACTGTTCGTCCTTTAGCTCTCCTAACATTTCAATAGCCATGACCACGATCAGGTCGTCATCGTTATTGATATTGGAACGGAAAAGTTCAAGGGAATCAGGACCGCCTATTTTGGAAAGCGAGGTCAAAACTTCAAACAGGAAATCAGGATCAGCATTATCGCCGGCCATTTCCAGCAGGACAGGCACGGCACTTTTAAACTGGAACTCACCGCAAACCCTGATACACAAGGTGCGCAATTTGCCTTGTTCCTTGCCCAGAAGTTCCACCGCTTTTTGTTCATCAGCGGAAAGCACCCCGTTCAGGGCAGTTACCACCATATAATCAACAGAAGTATCTTCAAGCGGATTCTGAAAAAGCTCAAGCAGCCCATCCAGCTCCTCCGGGTCCTTGGCTGTAGCCACCTCATTGAGAATACTGATCTTATCCAAGAAAGATTTTTCTCTGAAATCGGTTAACATAGACATATTATGATCTCTCTTTATTTCAATGGGACTTGTTTCTATTCAAAACAAAATTCAATGGTGAACTCCCCGGCATCGGAAGTAAACGGAATAGCCATAATAGGAGTGCTTGCTATGTGAGTAATAGTATGGTTGTCCCCCATAATAACAGAAGGAGTGGCTCCGGAAAAAGTAAGGCCCTGCTCTGCAAGACCGGCTCTGGCCTGACCGGAAACCATATTGGTTATTTCGCCGACAGCGTCCTGAACATCCTGAAGGATATCCTGAACATCATCGCCGAGCATATTCTTAACAATGGTGACCGCACAATCTTTTGAAAAAGAAATCGAGATGGTTCCATTCATATCCCCGGTGATACCGACCAGACCGGTAACATCACCTACTGCGGTCTTGGTTTTCTTTACATAAGGCTTTCCGGGTGTCGGAGTGACCATGGCCATCATTGACAGCACATCCACAGCAGCCTTGATAAACGGCTTGGCAAGTTCAACATTCATATAAACATTCCCTACATCAGAAGTTTTTTCCAAGAGCAGGAGCACCTTCAATTCATGGTCTTTTCCCACTTAGAACACATTTTGAGAGATACTAACGTCAAAAACAGAAAGGTTCAAGAAACATGATTAAAAACCAGTAACAAAATCGGACCCTGTTGCAGCCTTGGATAGTATCATGTAATTCATATGAATATTACAAATACTCTGCTTGAAAAGGATAGTGAAAATGATTCAAAGTTTGGCGGGACTGTTCGGATTAGTATTTATTGCCTGGCTGTTCAGTGAAAACAAGAAAGGACTCAGCCTGAAAAATATCCTCACCGGGATGGCTCTTCAGTTTGCCGTTGCTGCGCTGATGTTGAAGGTTCCGTTTTTCAGTGATCTGATAATGTATTTGAACCACGCTGTAGATGCATTGCAGCAGGCAACACAGGCCGGAACAAGTTTTATATTCGGATATCTGGGCGGCGGCCCCCTGCCATTTGCAGAAACATCACCCGGAGCGAGCTGGACCCTTGCATTCCGGGCGCTGCCGCTAATTCTCGTGGTCAGCGCACTTTCCGCCCTGCTTTTCTACTGGCGGGTTATCCCCATAGTTGTAAAAGGATTCTCAATGGCCTTGCAAAAAACAATGGATATCGGCGGAGCACTGGGGCTGGGTGTTGCTTCCAATATTTTTGTGGGCATGGTTGAAGCACCGATCATCATTTCCCCCTATGTAAAAAACATGAGCCGCAGTGAACTCATGACCCTGATGATCAGCGGCATGGCGACCATCTCCGGCACAGTTCTGGTACTCTACGCTTCCATACTTAATCCGGTCCTTCCCGGTGCCATCGGGCATATTCTGACCGCTTCCATAATCA
It encodes the following:
- a CDS encoding HEAT repeat domain-containing protein, with protein sequence MSMLTDFREKSFLDKISILNEVATAKDPEELDGLLELFQNPLEDTSVDYMVVTALNGVLSADEQKAVELLGKEQGKLRTLCIRVCGEFQFKSAVPVLLEMAGDNADPDFLFEVLTSLSKIGGPDSLELFRSNINNDDDLIVVMAIEMLGELKDEQSIPALKEFVDRNNEDDRYEVCDLTTWKAVECLSAIGTDEALDFIVANLHHRNPTVRRVVTDSLTILGAKGIPYLTKVISPESEKDDMILAANVLGFIGDKEGLDVLMDAIEKQYSTDSSVKYAIYEAIGRIGTMKAVISLFDGLEDDDELITVAVMTGLDNLVNPGVTKKLVDIVGQGGSKAGKILRAIVTAQAVNIFQGLYSEGKIGRFLMNAVVASKDSEVHEVFRAKLSEIGGEEAEADISRLPEAVKVGGKRALAADDSKSMLALYRSILTNAGYEPTVAENGQEAYSHIQLNEEFDVIITDMNMPVMDGMEFVAKLRQTDGYADIPVIMVTTESEYSQQELARKTGVNDFITKPFTADQLKAKIAEYVS
- a CDS encoding PAS domain-containing hybrid sensor histidine kinase/response regulator — its product is MSATLTELGAGNLDRILIIGAGVVITVLLVFIGFLYLNIDKRKRVETELQRERDLMGSIMETSPMGILVMDNDGKIIFANDQAARVHGVAREEIIGRQHNDPVWKISAHDGSPFPDERLAFNRVMKIRNAVLDIRHAIHWVDGRKVLLSINASPIISDDGSIKKVVASVEDITTRKKVEEALKESAYRFRSLVKTAESVIILLSPDKKILEFNRMAEQLFGRTRHEVLGRDYYELFVPERLWADHNRQFATVLSGNPLRLLENYVIARGGEERMIQWSLSRLLDAKGGALGVLAVGQDVTERKRSEVELCEARDAAEEASRAKSEFLANMSHEIRTPISAIIGMSEMTLSTDLTGEQQGYLVTVKKAAESLLHIINDILDISKIEARKMELRPEDFNLFEMLEKQLSVLKVQAEEKGIELRAHMGDDVSRCYHGDEYRLGQIIINLVGNAIKFTEKGYVEISVDHAGSFEEGAVLEFRVKDTGIGISDNKAEKLFESFVQLNAGYSKRHPGSGLGLAISRQLVEMMGGYITFTSKEGWGSEFKFTIKLKSSVGECAETDTSFFEEGGDGKGLVARILLAEDNATNQLYIAHFLTEQGFEVETAENGLEALELLEKSGPFDVILMDVQMPEMDGLEATKRIRQQGNDIPIIALTAYAMEGDREKFLSNGMDAYSSKPVNIDELVQIIGKLVPHSKH
- a CDS encoding chemotaxis protein CheX; the encoded protein is MNVELAKPFIKAAVDVLSMMAMVTPTPGKPYVKKTKTAVGDVTGLVGITGDMNGTISISFSKDCAVTIVKNMLGDDVQDILQDVQDAVGEITNMVSGQARAGLAEQGLTFSGATPSVIMGDNHTITHIASTPIMAIPFTSDAGEFTIEFCFE
- a CDS encoding triacylglycerol lipase — translated: MKILITAALILMLLPLPLFLFAALSNKKEIDRRGLKQNCKDIARATISAGISLLIAICTRPFTFLCTLPLINKNGDNTPILMVHGLYHNKVAWLVMRYRLNLSGFSNLHTWQYNSFTTSYPELVLELRDIISKLHRESGQKIILTGHSLGGLLSCGAAQNPDMEKMCAGIITLGTPYRGSSLAAIAIGRLGRSLNPHSSLFKGQNKIRYPQRIAKTAIISPTDELVLPWPNLEPASGKWTIKHTRAMGHVAMLYSRQVGHMVAEEIRKIKQT
- a CDS encoding nucleoside transporter C-terminal domain-containing protein, producing MIQSLAGLFGLVFIAWLFSENKKGLSLKNILTGMALQFAVAALMLKVPFFSDLIMYLNHAVDALQQATQAGTSFIFGYLGGGPLPFAETSPGASWTLAFRALPLILVVSALSALLFYWRVIPIVVKGFSMALQKTMDIGGALGLGVASNIFVGMVEAPIIISPYVKNMSRSELMTLMISGMATISGTVLVLYASILNPVLPGAIGHILTASIISAPAAILISRIMIPESARHQGEDGLNIKSSASSSMDAVVKGTSDGVSLLINVVAMLLVLVALVALTNQILAFLPDMYGEPLTLQRILGIIMWPVVWLMGIPASEAYTASSLMGTKTILNEFLAYLQLAGLPEGALSPRSTIIMTYAMCGFANLGSLGILIGGLVSIAPSRKDEIVALGTKSVIGGTLATCMTGAVVGLLY
- a CDS encoding DUF1786 domain-containing protein → MKNTVLSLDIGSGTQDVLYYIKDVEIENCFKFVLPSPARVVGARIKELTGQGRDIYLSGRNMGGGFGRSVYPHIEAGYKVYAHPRAALALGDDLSRLEKNGIILAEEKPEECAEVALADFDPNWWENFFIAAGLDYPDYVTASVQDHGYHPGKSNRIGRFNLWKHLLLENGGRPESLVFETVPDEFTRMAELQDSIGGGAVSDTGAAAVLGALFVDEIMAHSHRQGVCLINVGNSHTVSFLLYKGAVYGVYEHHTGNMTPEKLWEDSQRFRQGRISFQDVFDDWGHGCLTLDLPAEAQGFAPTYVLGPRRALLNGYDVEFPSPGGDMMLAGCFGLIKGLEMKGIL
- a CDS encoding hybrid sensor histidine kinase/response regulator; translated protein: MSQSIRFATTFIGVLIFLFFSITPSFAFQEELRFDRLSLSEGLSQSSILCMLQDSRGFLWFGTYDGLNRYDGRDIKVYKGGTEQGKLSDGNIRALYEDKSGTLWIGTKGGGLNRYDRLTDSFENHQPIPGNSNSLSGKDVSAIFEDSKDRLWIGTHNGLNIFNSDAKTFIRFQHSDLPGSISHNEIRSIYEDRQGRIWAGTAVGLNLYNDEKRTFKNFLNNPENPDSLCDDTVLCFYQQKKGELWIGTKKGVSILDPGIGKFKTLFQSLEINDIYQDNSGNLWLGTLEGLAKRDPLTATAAPEKMKFDFFKNNQLDPQSLSSNKVTRILEDNSGVIWVGTYTDGLSKLPPKMQAFGILKRQPWKKNTLSGLEVSAVLEDREGLLWVGTYKNGLNTYDPRTGEIRTYTTKSPEPWKLSGNRINCIFQDNSGLIWVGTRKKGVFVIDKTKGIIKRYKWDKKNSNSLSQNNIWWIYEGSMGYIWIGTSKKGLNRLDRKTGDFKRYKHSDSDPSSLGHKRVRNIFEDSNNNFWVCTNAGLNLMDREKGTFKHYRHEPGNPHSLSNNRVTPIAEAADGSLWLGTDSGLNRFDPESGIFTRYTVENGLANDGIQGLCLDSKGYVWVSTFKGISRLDPVNGQVWNFGPSDGLQGIEFWINSYNKGQSGKMYFGGLKGLNMFDPHNIKINLTPPPVIITGLTIMGAPAHLGMNISELDKVTLSWKDAMFSFKFAALDYQNPKLNKYQYKLEGFNDEWIDAYPDATATFTNFDHGSYFFRVRASNSDGIWNKQGASLKLTIIPPFWKTAWFKSGLVFMAILLFFIIVHQRTRTVEKQKKRLEEEVKNRTADLNQEIEEHKKTEKRLEQAILKTEEANEAKSAFLASMSHEIRTPLNSILGVADLLKSTDLSEEQGEYVNIFESSGEILLTIINDILDFSKIEANHVKLESIPVDLLQETESLMNLQSTAASARHVELVMRYKPDVPEVVIGDSTRIRQILLNILANAVKFTNSGEVSLIVSRAPESNSPDNITFTISDTGIGIAPEKLESIFEPFSQADSSTTRRYGGSGLGLSISRKLVELMGGTISASSTPGKGSTFMVTLPLPHAPEKQTPALPDLGYSEILVAVRNPETLGSICETLNYFKGTPTPCSTVESLKMLISPPQEDKYKLFIYDLNLKNAQGLKLLQSLQKEGVKLPPVLMLQQGACFDKKHLEQGIAGRGQALPTSRRLLQRNVMDLLELSCKLEKKIDGPSFQELPSMKILLTEDNIPNRDLIRHFLKDTNTTLAMAADGAQGLKLAVNDDFDIILLDMEMPVMDGPEFLVNFRKHEKENNLPPTGIIALTAHVSADYREKCISAGADEFLSKPIKRDTLLKTILNIYNRTRQ